One region of Tamandua tetradactyla isolate mTamTet1 chromosome 6, mTamTet1.pri, whole genome shotgun sequence genomic DNA includes:
- the HEY1 gene encoding hairy/enhancer-of-split related with YRPW motif protein 1 isoform X2: MKRAHPEYSSSDSELDETIEVEKESADENGNLSSALGSMSPTTSSQILARKRRRGIIEKRRRDRINNSLSELRRLVPSAFEKQGSAKLEKAEILQMTVDHLKMLHTAGGKGYFDAHALAMDYRSLGFRECLAEVARYLSIIEGLDASDPLRVRLVSHLNNYASQREAASGAHAGLGHIPWGGAFGHHPHIAHPLLLPQNGHGNTGTTASPTEPHHQGRLASAHPEAPALRAPPSGGLGPVLPVVTSASKLSPPLLSSVASLSAFPFSFGSFHLLSPNALSPSAPTQAANLGKPYRPWGTEIGAF; encoded by the exons ATGAAGCGAGCCCACCCCGAGTACAGCTCTTCAGATAGCGAGCTGGACGAGACCATCGAGGTGGAGAAGGAGAGTGCAGACGAGAATGG AAACTTGAGTTCGGCCCTAGGTTCCATGTCCCCAACAACGTCTTCCCAGATATTGGCCAGAAAAAGACGGAGAGGC ATCATTGAGAAGCGCCGACGAGACCGGATCAATAACAGTTTGTCGGAGCTGAGGAGGCTGGTACCCAGTGCTTTTGAGAAGCAG GGATCTGCTAAGCTGGAAAAAGCCGAGATCCTTCAGATGACCGTGGATCACCTGAAAATGCTGCACACTGCAGGAGGGAAAG GCTATTTTGACGCGCATGCCCTCGCCATGGACTATCGGAGTTTGGGATTTCGGGAATGTCTGGCAGAAGTTGCCCGTTACCTGAGCATCATCGAAGGACTAGATGCCTCTGACCCGCTTCGAGTCCGACTGGTCTCGCATCTCAACAACTACGCCTCCCAGCGGGAAGCGGCGAGCGGTGCGCACGCAGGCCTTGGACACATTCCCTGGGGAGGCGCCTTCGGACATCATCCGCACATCGCGCACCCCCTGTTGCTGCCGCAGAACGGCCACGGGAACACTGGCACCACGGCCTCGCCCACGGAACCACACCACCAGGGCCGATTGGCTTCGGCGCATCCGGAGGCGCCCGCCTTGCGAGCGCCCCCTAGCGGCGGCCTTGGACCGGTGCTGCCCGTGGTCACATCCGCCTCCAAACTCTCGCCGCCTCTGCTCTCTTCGGTGGCTTCCCTATCCgccttccccttctcttttgGCTCATTCCACTTACTCTCTCCCAATGCACTGAGCCCTTCGGCACCCACGCAGGCAGCAAATCTTGGCAAGCCCTATAGACCTTGGGGGACGGAGATTGGAGCTTTTTAA
- the HEY1 gene encoding hairy/enhancer-of-split related with YRPW motif protein 1 isoform X1 has translation MKRAHPEYSSSDSELDETIEVEKESADENGNLSSALGSMSPTTSSQILARKRRRGIIEKRRRDRINNSLSELRRLVPSAFEKQVMDKGSAKLEKAEILQMTVDHLKMLHTAGGKGYFDAHALAMDYRSLGFRECLAEVARYLSIIEGLDASDPLRVRLVSHLNNYASQREAASGAHAGLGHIPWGGAFGHHPHIAHPLLLPQNGHGNTGTTASPTEPHHQGRLASAHPEAPALRAPPSGGLGPVLPVVTSASKLSPPLLSSVASLSAFPFSFGSFHLLSPNALSPSAPTQAANLGKPYRPWGTEIGAF, from the exons ATGAAGCGAGCCCACCCCGAGTACAGCTCTTCAGATAGCGAGCTGGACGAGACCATCGAGGTGGAGAAGGAGAGTGCAGACGAGAATGG AAACTTGAGTTCGGCCCTAGGTTCCATGTCCCCAACAACGTCTTCCCAGATATTGGCCAGAAAAAGACGGAGAGGC ATCATTGAGAAGCGCCGACGAGACCGGATCAATAACAGTTTGTCGGAGCTGAGGAGGCTGGTACCCAGTGCTTTTGAGAAGCAGGTAATGGACAAA GGATCTGCTAAGCTGGAAAAAGCCGAGATCCTTCAGATGACCGTGGATCACCTGAAAATGCTGCACACTGCAGGAGGGAAAG GCTATTTTGACGCGCATGCCCTCGCCATGGACTATCGGAGTTTGGGATTTCGGGAATGTCTGGCAGAAGTTGCCCGTTACCTGAGCATCATCGAAGGACTAGATGCCTCTGACCCGCTTCGAGTCCGACTGGTCTCGCATCTCAACAACTACGCCTCCCAGCGGGAAGCGGCGAGCGGTGCGCACGCAGGCCTTGGACACATTCCCTGGGGAGGCGCCTTCGGACATCATCCGCACATCGCGCACCCCCTGTTGCTGCCGCAGAACGGCCACGGGAACACTGGCACCACGGCCTCGCCCACGGAACCACACCACCAGGGCCGATTGGCTTCGGCGCATCCGGAGGCGCCCGCCTTGCGAGCGCCCCCTAGCGGCGGCCTTGGACCGGTGCTGCCCGTGGTCACATCCGCCTCCAAACTCTCGCCGCCTCTGCTCTCTTCGGTGGCTTCCCTATCCgccttccccttctcttttgGCTCATTCCACTTACTCTCTCCCAATGCACTGAGCCCTTCGGCACCCACGCAGGCAGCAAATCTTGGCAAGCCCTATAGACCTTGGGGGACGGAGATTGGAGCTTTTTAA
- the HEY1 gene encoding hairy/enhancer-of-split related with YRPW motif protein 1 isoform X3, with product MIPEEGNLLWLSRKNNLTEGYFDAHALAMDYRSLGFRECLAEVARYLSIIEGLDASDPLRVRLVSHLNNYASQREAASGAHAGLGHIPWGGAFGHHPHIAHPLLLPQNGHGNTGTTASPTEPHHQGRLASAHPEAPALRAPPSGGLGPVLPVVTSASKLSPPLLSSVASLSAFPFSFGSFHLLSPNALSPSAPTQAANLGKPYRPWGTEIGAF from the exons ATGATTCCTGAGGAAGGAAACCTGTTGTGGTTAAGTAGAAAAAACAACCTAACAGAAG GCTATTTTGACGCGCATGCCCTCGCCATGGACTATCGGAGTTTGGGATTTCGGGAATGTCTGGCAGAAGTTGCCCGTTACCTGAGCATCATCGAAGGACTAGATGCCTCTGACCCGCTTCGAGTCCGACTGGTCTCGCATCTCAACAACTACGCCTCCCAGCGGGAAGCGGCGAGCGGTGCGCACGCAGGCCTTGGACACATTCCCTGGGGAGGCGCCTTCGGACATCATCCGCACATCGCGCACCCCCTGTTGCTGCCGCAGAACGGCCACGGGAACACTGGCACCACGGCCTCGCCCACGGAACCACACCACCAGGGCCGATTGGCTTCGGCGCATCCGGAGGCGCCCGCCTTGCGAGCGCCCCCTAGCGGCGGCCTTGGACCGGTGCTGCCCGTGGTCACATCCGCCTCCAAACTCTCGCCGCCTCTGCTCTCTTCGGTGGCTTCCCTATCCgccttccccttctcttttgGCTCATTCCACTTACTCTCTCCCAATGCACTGAGCCCTTCGGCACCCACGCAGGCAGCAAATCTTGGCAAGCCCTATAGACCTTGGGGGACGGAGATTGGAGCTTTTTAA